One genomic region from Streptomyces sp. Li-HN-5-11 encodes:
- a CDS encoding 2Fe-2S iron-sulfur cluster-binding protein, translated as MTHISVTVDGTTYEDDVEPRLLLVHYLRDRLGLTGTPIGCDTSNCGACTVELDGTSVKSCTVLAVQADGGEVTTVQGLAHDGEWTALQRAFHERHALQCGYCTPGMIMAARDLLREHPHPTPDDVRKALEGNLCRCTGYQNIVRAVLAVAEESAPAQEVTA; from the coding sequence ATGACCCACATCTCGGTCACGGTGGACGGCACGACCTACGAGGACGACGTGGAGCCCCGTCTCCTCCTTGTCCACTATCTGCGTGACCGTCTCGGCCTGACCGGCACCCCGATCGGCTGCGACACGTCGAACTGCGGGGCCTGCACGGTCGAGCTGGACGGCACGAGCGTCAAGAGCTGCACGGTGCTGGCCGTCCAGGCGGACGGGGGCGAGGTGACCACCGTCCAGGGGCTCGCCCACGACGGCGAGTGGACCGCGTTGCAGCGCGCGTTCCACGAGCGGCACGCGCTGCAGTGCGGCTACTGCACCCCGGGGATGATCATGGCCGCGCGCGATCTGCTGCGCGAGCACCCCCACCCCACCCCCGACGACGTGCGCAAGGCCCTCGAGGGCAATCTGTGCCGCTGCACCGGCTACCAGAACATCGTCCGCGCGGTGCTCGCCGTCGCGGAGGAGAGCGCCCCCGCGCAGGAGGTGACGGCATGA
- a CDS encoding MerR family transcriptional regulator, with translation MSYSVGQVSAFAGVTVRTLHHYDRAGLLSPSGRSQAGYRLYSDADLARLQQILFYRELGFSLEEIATILEDPQTNALEHLRARQRQLGEEIARLRRLAEVAERAIEVQQTGVSLTPEERFEVFGEITFDLSYATEAQLKWAGSEGQRESMARAAAHSKEDWRLLMRQAAAWRAELLAAFDEGEPADGERAMDLAEEHRLHISRWFTSCPPGMHRRIAEDFTADPRAFALVVPPSQQRPGLAAYLSQAVHANAARRADGPRGEER, from the coding sequence ATGAGCTATTCCGTGGGACAGGTGTCCGCCTTCGCCGGGGTGACGGTGCGGACACTGCACCACTACGACCGGGCCGGGCTGCTGTCACCCAGTGGCCGCAGCCAAGCCGGCTACCGGCTGTACAGCGACGCCGACCTGGCGCGCCTCCAGCAGATCCTCTTCTACCGGGAACTCGGCTTCTCCCTCGAGGAGATCGCCACCATCCTCGAGGACCCGCAGACGAACGCGCTGGAACACCTCCGGGCCCGGCAGCGGCAGCTCGGCGAGGAGATCGCGCGGCTGCGACGGCTGGCCGAGGTGGCCGAACGGGCCATCGAGGTCCAGCAGACCGGGGTGTCCCTCACGCCCGAGGAGCGCTTCGAGGTCTTCGGTGAGATCACCTTCGACCTCAGCTACGCCACCGAGGCCCAGCTGAAGTGGGCCGGCTCCGAAGGACAGCGGGAGTCGATGGCGCGGGCCGCCGCGCACAGCAAGGAGGACTGGCGCCTGCTCATGCGCCAGGCCGCGGCCTGGCGCGCCGAACTGCTCGCCGCCTTCGACGAGGGAGAGCCGGCCGACGGGGAGCGGGCCATGGACCTCGCGGAGGAGCACCGGCTGCACATCTCGCGCTGGTTCACCTCCTGCCCGCCCGGCATGCACCGGCGCATCGCGGAGGACTTCACCGCCGACCCACGCGCCTTCGCCCTCGTCGTACCGCCGTCGCAACAGCGCCCCGGTCTCGCCGCCTACCTGAGCCAGGCCGTCCACGCCAACGCGGCCCGCCGCGCCGACGGCCCCCGGGGGGAGGAGCGATGA
- a CDS encoding glycosyltransferase, with protein sequence MRILIAAAGSRGDVAPYTGLGAALRRAGHDVALAAPDTFAPLAHRAGLEFRGLPARPRAEGDVADRRALMRSAATFVTELGRGFATVPVHDAELLVLSPTTAPLGWHLAEATGTPTIGAYPQPTAPTGDFPPVVTGTRSLGRLGNRAAGRFALRMTDRLYGGAVTELRRALGLPELSPAAARRRQEAAGWPVLHGFSETLVPRPADWRPGLEVVGTWWPYVDPAERLPGDLEDFLAAGERPVFIGFGSMAGGHGERLSELAVQALKRSGLRGVLQAGSAGLAAGGDDVVTVGEVPHALLFPRVAAVVHHAGAGTSAAALRAGAPAVPVPVAADQPFWAARLAALGAATEPIPFRELTVERLADALGRATRDHTHVRAAAGAARRMAAEDAAGRAVAAVERLVS encoded by the coding sequence ATGAGGATCCTGATCGCCGCGGCCGGCTCACGGGGCGACGTCGCCCCCTACACGGGTTTGGGCGCCGCACTGCGCCGCGCCGGGCACGACGTCGCCCTCGCCGCGCCGGACACCTTCGCGCCCTTGGCCCACCGCGCCGGGCTGGAGTTCCGCGGCCTGCCCGCGCGTCCCCGGGCCGAGGGCGACGTCGCCGACCGGCGGGCTCTGATGCGCAGCGCCGCCACGTTCGTCACCGAGCTCGGGCGGGGATTCGCCACGGTGCCGGTGCACGACGCCGAGCTGCTGGTGCTCTCCCCGACCACCGCCCCGCTCGGCTGGCACCTCGCCGAGGCCACCGGCACACCGACCATCGGTGCCTATCCGCAGCCCACGGCGCCGACCGGGGACTTCCCGCCCGTCGTCACCGGAACCCGTTCTCTCGGACGTCTGGGCAACCGTGCGGCCGGACGGTTCGCACTGCGGATGACCGACCGCCTCTACGGCGGGGCGGTCACCGAACTGCGGCGCGCGCTCGGTCTTCCCGAGCTGTCTCCCGCCGCCGCACGCCGCCGGCAGGAGGCGGCCGGCTGGCCGGTCCTGCACGGCTTCAGCGAGACCCTCGTGCCACGCCCCGCCGACTGGCGGCCGGGCCTGGAGGTCGTGGGCACCTGGTGGCCGTACGTCGACCCGGCCGAGCGGCTCCCCGGGGACCTGGAGGACTTTCTGGCGGCCGGGGAGCGGCCGGTGTTCATCGGGTTCGGTTCCATGGCGGGCGGCCACGGGGAGCGGCTGAGCGAGCTCGCCGTGCAGGCGCTGAAGCGGTCCGGGCTGCGCGGTGTCCTGCAGGCGGGCAGCGCCGGGCTCGCCGCCGGCGGAGACGACGTAGTGACCGTCGGGGAGGTGCCGCACGCGCTGCTCTTCCCGCGCGTCGCCGCCGTCGTGCACCACGCCGGAGCGGGCACCTCGGCGGCGGCGCTGCGCGCCGGAGCGCCCGCGGTGCCCGTGCCGGTGGCGGCGGACCAGCCGTTCTGGGCCGCGCGGCTCGCCGCCCTCGGTGCCGCCACCGAGCCGATCCCCTTCCGGGAACTGACCGTCGAGCGCCTGGCCGACGCGCTCGGCCGCGCCACCCGGGACCACACCCACGTCCGAGCCGCCGCCGGCGCCGCCCGCCGCATGGCTGCCGAGGACGCCGCGGGCCGGGCCGTGGCCGCGGTGGAGCGGCTGGTGTCCTGA
- a CDS encoding cellulase family glycosylhydrolase — MPNIRARLLVVLVVLSGFLTLAGTSSATAATVPGSLWFDGSPLTVRNGRFVDGNGREVVLRGYNVSGETKLEENGGLPFASVADAQKSATALRALGGGNAVRFLLSWAHAEPARGQVDTAYLTAATDQMRAFLDAGIRVYPDFHQDLYSRYLFGSGSWYTGDGAPAWAVASGGYPQESCGICLFWGQNITQNKAVQQAQYDFWHNAHGLQDAFLSTAQQTMAFIRQHLSTDEFAGVVGFDPYNEPYAGTYDSGQNSRTWERDLLWPFYVAFRARMDAAGWQDKPAFVEPNLFWNSNISSQKQEGGLLDAGTLGPRYVFNTHFYDQKAISGILMWGKASDGQYAGDFAAIRDRASAAGTATVVSEFGHPLSGTVADKAPTVLKAMYQGLDTRLTGASWWSSPASSGPVLSGTQWQWDIYNGRHHELMNGNPGKVVTAGDAWNDEDLSAVRLDDTGTLALRQDARLLDRLYPSATAGTTVAFTYEDRSRDGSTTLTWNPVPSTLPNVGRLVGSGQYGLLVWRSGGGSAPTELHLPASFPTASTTVVSDLGTVYAPPSYTPAAPIAVAPEPGGTGSRRLLLTAPDSGVLHWALVTDGATAPSADLLKAARSELAAWAAAKVG; from the coding sequence ATGCCGAATATACGTGCGCGACTGCTCGTTGTTCTGGTTGTCCTCAGCGGATTCCTGACGCTGGCGGGCACCTCGTCCGCCACCGCCGCCACCGTCCCCGGCTCTCTCTGGTTCGACGGCTCACCCCTGACCGTGCGGAACGGCCGCTTCGTCGACGGCAACGGCCGCGAGGTCGTGCTGCGCGGGTACAACGTCTCCGGCGAGACCAAGCTGGAGGAGAACGGCGGCCTGCCCTTCGCCTCCGTCGCCGACGCGCAGAAGTCGGCGACCGCGCTGCGCGCCCTGGGCGGCGGCAACGCCGTCCGCTTCCTGCTGTCCTGGGCCCACGCCGAACCCGCCCGCGGCCAGGTCGACACCGCCTACCTGACCGCGGCCACCGACCAGATGCGCGCGTTCCTCGACGCCGGCATCCGCGTCTACCCCGACTTCCACCAGGACCTCTACTCCAGATACCTCTTCGGATCCGGCAGCTGGTACACCGGCGACGGCGCCCCCGCATGGGCCGTCGCCTCCGGCGGCTACCCGCAGGAGTCGTGCGGCATCTGCCTCTTCTGGGGGCAGAACATCACCCAGAACAAGGCCGTCCAGCAGGCGCAGTACGACTTCTGGCACAACGCCCACGGCCTCCAGGACGCGTTCCTCAGCACCGCCCAGCAGACCATGGCCTTCATCCGGCAGCACCTGAGCACCGACGAGTTCGCCGGTGTCGTCGGCTTCGACCCGTACAACGAGCCGTACGCCGGCACCTACGACTCGGGACAGAACAGCCGCACCTGGGAGCGCGACCTGCTGTGGCCGTTCTACGTCGCGTTCCGGGCCAGGATGGACGCGGCCGGCTGGCAGGACAAACCGGCGTTCGTCGAACCGAACCTCTTCTGGAACTCCAACATCAGCTCCCAGAAACAGGAGGGCGGACTGCTCGACGCGGGCACCCTCGGCCCACGCTACGTGTTCAACACCCACTTCTACGACCAGAAGGCGATCTCGGGAATCCTCATGTGGGGCAAGGCGTCCGACGGCCAGTACGCCGGCGACTTCGCCGCGATCCGCGACCGCGCCTCGGCCGCCGGGACCGCGACGGTGGTCAGCGAGTTCGGCCATCCGCTGTCGGGGACGGTGGCGGACAAGGCGCCGACGGTCCTGAAGGCGATGTACCAGGGGCTGGACACCCGTCTGACGGGGGCGAGCTGGTGGTCGAGCCCGGCGTCCTCCGGACCGGTGCTCTCCGGCACCCAGTGGCAGTGGGACATCTACAACGGACGCCACCACGAGCTGATGAACGGCAACCCCGGCAAGGTCGTCACCGCCGGGGACGCCTGGAACGACGAGGACCTGTCCGCGGTGCGCCTGGACGACACGGGCACCTTGGCACTCCGGCAGGACGCACGCCTGCTGGACCGCCTCTACCCGAGCGCCACCGCCGGCACGACGGTCGCCTTCACCTACGAGGACCGCTCCCGCGACGGCTCGACGACGCTGACCTGGAACCCGGTCCCGAGCACCCTGCCGAACGTGGGCCGGCTCGTGGGCTCCGGGCAGTACGGCCTTCTGGTCTGGCGCTCCGGCGGCGGCTCGGCGCCGACCGAACTGCACCTGCCGGCGTCCTTCCCGACGGCGTCGACCACGGTCGTATCCGACCTGGGCACGGTCTACGCCCCACCGTCGTACACCCCGGCCGCCCCGATCGCCGTCGCCCCCGAACCGGGCGGCACCGGCAGCCGCCGCCTGCTGCTCACCGCACCGGACTCCGGCGTCCTGCACTGGGCCCTGGTGACCGACGGGGCGACCGCGCCCTCGGCCGACCTGCTCAAGGCCGCCCGTTCCGAGCTGGCGGCGTGGGCGGCGGCCAAGGTGGGCTGA